One window of Ziziphus jujuba cultivar Dongzao chromosome 5, ASM3175591v1 genomic DNA carries:
- the LOC107420359 gene encoding mitogen-activated protein kinase kinase kinase 5, with product MPSPSHRPSSSASSSSAAAASPSSSFKIGNGNVGIFTFNCEQSLNQRRLTRQRKLRHVSYKELGLHSESDERSRSSPVSPDSSRKSRSPCAVDHWSSSAMPQPLPLPGSSFNRKPPDSNPVDAAGTPFERKNTDQVCTKSSKICNRRLSDAIVGNFHHNSGPNVVARTAPVTGVSSPVSPRRPNNGDFLPSHAATASLSSSNNCNWGFTQEPQKEPLNYNLRLNITSRSAPTSGFTSPAVSPKRSNGGDLFPSHVASQDFYDIPAGFSVMVSPMRSPHSPDHSPLHSPVSRSPFHNPKSPNGVLLYQQHRSLPQTFVERPESNYHVTAHPLPLPPGAAVASPSATTHHVMESPSFPSMKGQWQKGKLIGRGTFGSVYLATNTETGALCAMKEVDLIPDDPKSAECIKQLEQEIKVLQHLKHQNIVQYYGSEMVDDHFYIYLEYVYPGSINKYVREHCGAMTESIVRNFTRHILSGLAYLHSKKTIHRDIKGANLLVDNLGTVKLADFGMAKHLTGQSYDLSLRGSPYWMAPEVIKAVIKKDANPDLALAVDIWSLGCTVIEMFTGRPPWSDFTGPQAMFKVLNKSPPIPETLSSEGKDFLNCCFQRNPAERPSAIMLLEHPFVRNSHDQNVSTSPQAFSTLTLTDNLHSPRDGARHRIDFIPISPRRRPASVNPP from the exons ATGCCTTCTCCTTCTCATAGACCCTCctcctctgcttcttcttcttctgctgctgctgcttctccatcttcttcttttaaaaTTGGCAATGGCAATGTTGGTATTTTCACCTTTAATTGCGAGCAGTCTCTTAACCAGCGCAGGCTCACGCGGCAGAGAAAACTCCGGCACGTGTCTTATAAAGAGCTTGGTTTACATTCGGAATCGGATGAGCGTTCTCGTTCGTCGCCCGTTTCGCCCGATTCGTCTCGAAAGTCGAGGTCACCATGTGCCGTGGACCACTGGTCTTCCTCCGCCATGCCTCAACCTTTGCCGCTTCCTGGGTCTTCTTTTAATCGAAAACCACCCGATTCTAACCCCGTGGATGCTGCAGGGACGCCGTTTGAGAG GAAGAACACAGATCAAGTTTGCACAAAGTCATCGAAAATATGCAATAGGAGATTGTCAGATGCAATTGTTGGAAATTTTCATCACAACTCGGGGCCAAATGTTGTAGCTAGGACTGCTCCTGTAACAGGTGTTTCAAGTCCTGTTAGCCCAAGAAGACCAAACAATGGGGACTTTTTACCGTCTCATGCGGCAACTGCTTCGTTGAGTAGTTCAAACAACTGCAATTGGGGGTTTACACAAGAGCCACAAAAGGAACCCCTTAACTATAACTTGAGGCTAAATATTACTTCCCGGAGTGCTCCGACGAGTGGTTTTACAAGTCCTGCAGTTAGTCCAAAAAGATCAAATGGCGGGGATCTTTTTCCTTCTCATGTGGCTTCTCAAGATTTTTACGATATTCCTGCTGGGTTTTCAGTTATGGTGTCTCCGATGAGATCTCCACATAGCCCGGATCATTCTCCGCTTCATAGCCCTGTGTCTCGAAGTCCATTTCATAATCCAAAAAGTCCAAATGGAGTTTTGTTGTACCAGCAGCACAGATCGCTTCCACAGACTTTTGTGGAGAGGCCAGAAAGTAATTATCATGTCACTGCCCATCCGTTGCCCCTTCCTCCTGGAGCTGCAGTAGCATCACCATCAGCTACCACACATCACGTCATGGAAAGCCCGTCTTTTCCGTCAATGAAAGGCCAGTGGCAGAAAGGAAAACTTATTGGACGTGGCACATTTGGAAGTGTATATCTAGCAACCAACAC AGAGACTGGGGCCTTATGTGCAATGAAGGAAGTAGATCTTATTCCTGATGATCCTAAATCTGCTGAATGTATAAAGCAATTGGAGCAG GAAATAAAAGTTCTGCAGCATCTAAAGCATCAAAATATTGTGCAGTATTATGGTAGTGAGATG GTTGATGatcatttttacatatatttggaGTACGTATACCCTGgatctataaataaatatgtacgTGAACATTGTGGAGCTATGACAGAATCTATTGTTCGCAATTTCACCCGCCATATTCTCTCTGGACTGGCTTACTTGCATAGCAAAAAAACCATCCACAG GGATATCAAAGGTGcaaatttgcttgttgataaTTTGGGCACTGTTAAGCTTGCTGATTTTGGGATGGCAAAACAT CTTACAGGACAATCTTATGATCTTTCTCTGAGGGGCAGTCCATACTGGATGGCTCCAGAG GTTATAAAAGCTGTAATAAAGAAAGATGCCAATCCTGATCTTGCTTTAGCTGTTGATATATGGAGCTTGGGTTGTACCGTCATTGAGATGTTCACGGGTAGACCTCCCTGGAGTGATTTTACAGGG CCTCAAGCTATGTTCAAGGTTTTGAACAAATCTCCACCTATACCAGAAACATTATCTTCGGAGGGAAAGGATTTCCTCAATTGTTGCTTTCAAAGGAATCCTGCAGAGCGTCCGTCAGCTATTATGCTGCTTGAGCATCCTTTTGTGCGAAATTCACACGATCAAAATGTATCAACCTCACCACAGGCTTTTTCCACACTGACCCTAACA GATAATTTGCACAGTCCAAGAGACGGCGCCAGGCATAGAATTGATTTTATACCCATCTCTCCACGTAGAAGGCCTGCAAGTGTAAATCCGCCATAA